A region from the Schistocerca serialis cubense isolate TAMUIC-IGC-003099 chromosome 1, iqSchSeri2.2, whole genome shotgun sequence genome encodes:
- the LOC126480829 gene encoding uncharacterized protein LOC126480829 gives MAGGKYTRFADWRFIHRARLGVVPLNGCRRFDGRANNNKACRRCGHNNETLPHVINACMVHSPALQYRHNAVLNRLATAVAGRPRRGNTAVPDIRINQAVIGDSSGLRPDLVITDEAAKTVTIVDVTIPFENRRIALDNARQLKRIKYADVARGLAARGYSVTVDALVVGSLGAWDRQNDAVLRHLGIASRYCQLMRRLMVSDTIKWSQDIYVEHITGHRQYVSP, from the coding sequence atggCGGGAGGAAAATACACgcgcttcgcagactggcgctttatccatcgcgccaggctcggagtcgtgcctctgaacggttgtcgccgctttgatgggcgggcaaacaacaacaaagcctgccgacgctgtggccacaacaacgagacgctcccACACGTGATCAACGCGTGTATGGTGCACTCAccagccctgcagtatcgccacaacgcggtcctcaaccgcctcgcaACAGCAGTCGCAGGGCGGCCAAgaagaggaaacactgctgttcctgacatcaggatcaaccaagccgtcataggggacagcagtgggctgcgtccggacctcgtaataactgacgaggccgcgaagactgtaaccatcgtcgatgtgacaatccccttcgagaacaggcggattgcgctcgacaacgctcggcaactgaagaggataaagtacgccgacgttgcgcgcggattagccgctcgcggctattccgtcactgtcgatgccctggttgtcggcagtctgggggcgtgggaccgccagaacgatgcagtgcttcggcacctaggcatcgctagccgctactgccaactgatgcggcggctgatggtgtctgacaccatcaagtggtcccaagacatttacgtggaacacattactggccaccgccagtatgtgtccccctag